In a single window of the Prionailurus viverrinus isolate Anna chromosome D3, UM_Priviv_1.0, whole genome shotgun sequence genome:
- the SELPLG gene encoding P-selectin glycoprotein ligand 1: protein MPLQVLLLLILLGSDSSLQLRETRENGTIEAPDPLLVQGQKQVEEDPEQDMYDYIGTDPPETLFTNSPGPVSLTWTFLAKTATLGQKDSGTPEQATLMTARGDSVGLDARGMAMGDLSMEVATQGVPVTLGPLSKEQVTVLLPITEASSTEGAPSTELATIEALSTEPAATEAQTTQPAATEAPSTGPAATEALTTQPVATEAPSTGPAATEALTTQPAATEALSTGPAATEALTTQPVATEAPSTGPAATEAQTTQTVATEAPSTGPEATDALSTSTEPTATEALSTDPATTKVPSTGPATTRSLTMALLVPSDPYNSTTVAVGNSSDGFIKQWKNNQNLAPQSSVAPSPTEALDRIPVKQCLLAILVLALVATIFLVCTVVLAVRLSRKNHMYPVRNYSPTEMVCISSLLPEGGEAPSATANGDLPNAKSQGLKAGPREGRDGDDLTLQSFLP, encoded by the coding sequence ATGCCTCTGCAAGTCCTCCTGCTTCTGATTTTGCTGGGCTCTGACAGCAGCCTGCAGCTGCGGGAGACACGGGAGAATGGAACCATTGAGGCCCCGGACCCCCTGCTTGTGCAGGGCCAGAAACAAGTGGAGGAGGACCCAGAACAGGACATGTATGACTACATTGGCACGGACCCTCCAGAGACGCTTTTTACAAATAGCCCTGGGCCTGTGTCCCTGACCTGGACATTTCTGGCTAAGACGGCAACATTGGGGCAGAAGGATTCCGGAACTCCTGAACAAGCCACTCTGATGACAGCCAGAGGGGACTCCGTTGGCCTGGACGCAAGAGGGATGGCCATGGGGGATCTGAGCATGGAAGTGGCCACGCAGGGGGTTCCCGTCACGCTGGGCCCTCTGAGCAAAGAACAGGTCACTGTGTTACTTCCCATCACAGAGGCTTCATCCACAGAGGGGGCTCCATCCACAGAGCTCGCCACCATTGAGGCCCTGTCCACGGAGCCGGCAGCCACAGAGGCACAGACCACACAACCTGCGGCCACAGAGGCCCCGTCCACGGGGCCGGCAGCCACAGAGGCCCTGACCACACAACCTGTGGCCACAGAGGCCCCGTCCACAGGGCCGGCAGCCACAGAGGCCCTGACCACACAACCTGCGGCCACAGAGGCCCTGTCCACGGGGCCGGCAGCCACAGAGGCACTGACCACACAACCTGTGGCCACAGAGGCCCCGTCCACGGGGCCGGCAGCCACAGAGGCACAGACCACACAAACTGTGGCCACAGAGGCCCCGTCCACGGGACCAGAAGCCACGGATGCCCTGTCCACATCCACGGAGCCCACTGCCACAGAGGCCCTGTCCACAGATCCTGCCACCACAAAGGTCCCATCCACAGGTCCTGCGACCACAAGGAGCCTAACCATggccctgcttgtgccctctgaTCCTTACAACAGCACCACCGTGGCAGTAGGCAATTCATCTGATGGCTTTAtcaaacaatggaaaaataatcaGAATCTTGCCCCCCAGAGCTCcgtggcccccagccccacagagGCTCTGGACCGCATCCCTGTGAAGCAGTGCCTGCTGGCCATCCTCGTCCTGGCCCTGGTGGCCACTATCTTCCTCGTGTGCACAGTGGTGCTGGCTGTCCGCCTCTCTCGCAAGAATCACATGTACCCTGTGCGCAATTATTCCCCCACTGAGATGGTCTGCATCTCGTCCCTGCTGCCTGAGGGGGGCGAAGCACCCTCGGCCACGGCCAACGGGGACCTGCCCAATGCCAAGAGCCAGGGCCTAAAGGCGGGGCCGAGGGAGGGCCGAGATGGGGATGATCTCACCTTGCAGAGTTTCCTCCCTtaa